A single window of Montipora capricornis isolate CH-2021 chromosome 14, ASM3666992v2, whole genome shotgun sequence DNA harbors:
- the LOC138032688 gene encoding uncharacterized protein isoform X2, translated as MTKLWMLLGFLSVVTCGGTIKTFHMTPLWLESHAWYITSDRSTSAAQITFNAGSKENDALLKVVLVPAGVLTDDAPLSVQITVANDIAIGKTADSDIRYGVSDGSKFIGFESPDQGNYANHGPCYGCDGVPGSTLSSIRRDPVTPKTTDSVYPGQFVYTLKLDERWGSCYTAHDSGFVRTANYNDRLMLSKGLTLEVYKSNKGERVGIKFIKVTLSLDS; from the exons ATGACGAAATTGTGGATGTTGCTTGGATTTTTGTCAGTTGTGACTTGTGGA GGAACGATCAAAACATTCCACATGACACCTCTATGGCTCGAATCCCATGCGTGGTACATCACTAGCGATCGGTCCACTTCCGCAGCTCAGATCACATTCAACGCTGGCTCAAAAGAGAACGACGCACTTCTTAAGGTTGTCTTGGTCCCCGCCGGAGTGTTAACAGATGATGCTCCGCTTTCAGTACAAATCACGGTCGCGAATGACATCGCTATTGGGAAGACAGCTGACAGCGACATCAGATACGGAGTGTCCGATGGCTCCAAGTTTATCGGCTTTGAGAGCCCTGATCAGGGAAATTATGCCAACCATGGCCCCTGCTATGGATGCGATGGTGTTCCGGGTTCAACTTTGTCGTCCATTCGACGCGATCCAGTGACCCCCAAAACCACTGACTCAGTCTACCCTGGTCAATTTGTATACACTCTGAAACTGGATGAGCGCTGGGGATCGTGCTATACTGCGCATGACAGTGGCTTTGTGAGGACCGCTAACTACAATGATCGCCTGATGCTCAGCAAAGGACTCACTTTGGAAGTCTATAAGAGCAACAAAGGAGAGAGAGTTGGAATCAAATTCATCAAAGTTACGCTCAGCCTAGATTCATaa
- the LOC138032688 gene encoding uncharacterized protein isoform X1 produces the protein MTKLWMLLGFLSVVTCGTKTQADPSVCSPPSPTLGCDGEGTIKTFHMTPLWLESHAWYITSDRSTSAAQITFNAGSKENDALLKVVLVPAGVLTDDAPLSVQITVANDIAIGKTADSDIRYGVSDGSKFIGFESPDQGNYANHGPCYGCDGVPGSTLSSIRRDPVTPKTTDSVYPGQFVYTLKLDERWGSCYTAHDSGFVRTANYNDRLMLSKGLTLEVYKSNKGERVGIKFIKVTLSLDS, from the exons ATGACGAAATTGTGGATGTTGCTTGGATTTTTGTCAGTTGTGACTTGTGGA ACTAAAACTCAAGCGGATCCGTCAGTTTGTTCGCCACCTTCTCCTACTCTAGGATGTGATGGAGAG GGAACGATCAAAACATTCCACATGACACCTCTATGGCTCGAATCCCATGCGTGGTACATCACTAGCGATCGGTCCACTTCCGCAGCTCAGATCACATTCAACGCTGGCTCAAAAGAGAACGACGCACTTCTTAAGGTTGTCTTGGTCCCCGCCGGAGTGTTAACAGATGATGCTCCGCTTTCAGTACAAATCACGGTCGCGAATGACATCGCTATTGGGAAGACAGCTGACAGCGACATCAGATACGGAGTGTCCGATGGCTCCAAGTTTATCGGCTTTGAGAGCCCTGATCAGGGAAATTATGCCAACCATGGCCCCTGCTATGGATGCGATGGTGTTCCGGGTTCAACTTTGTCGTCCATTCGACGCGATCCAGTGACCCCCAAAACCACTGACTCAGTCTACCCTGGTCAATTTGTATACACTCTGAAACTGGATGAGCGCTGGGGATCGTGCTATACTGCGCATGACAGTGGCTTTGTGAGGACCGCTAACTACAATGATCGCCTGATGCTCAGCAAAGGACTCACTTTGGAAGTCTATAAGAGCAACAAAGGAGAGAGAGTTGGAATCAAATTCATCAAAGTTACGCTCAGCCTAGATTCATaa
- the LOC138032253 gene encoding uncharacterized protein isoform X1, with the protein MVVVVFYETKIQANPSVYSPLCATLGCDGEGTIKTFHMTPLWLESHAWYINSDRSTSAAQITFNAGSTAHAALLKVVLVPAGVLTDDAPLSVQITVANDIGIGKTADSDIKYGVSDGSKFIGFESPDQGNYGSHGPCYGCDGVPGSTLSSIRHDPVTPKTTDSVYPGQFVYTLKLDERWGSCYTAHDSGFVRTANYNDRLMLSKGLTLEVYKGNKGERVGIKFIKVTLSLDS; encoded by the exons AtggttgttgttgtattttatgAGACTAAAATCCAGGCGAATCCCTCAGTTTATTCGCCACTTTGTGCTACTCTAGGATGTGATGGAGAG GGAACAATCAAAACATTCCACATGACACCCCTGTGGCTCGAATCCCACGCGTGGTACATCAACAGCGATCGATCCACTTCCGCAGCTCAGATCACATTCAACGCTGGCTCAACAGCCCACGCTGCACTTCTCAAGGTTGTCTTGGTCCCCGCCGGAGTGTTAACAGATGATGCCCCGCTTTCAGTACAAATAACGGTCGCGAATGACATCGGTATTGGGAAGACAGCTGACAGCGACATCAAATACGGAGTGTCCGATGGCTCCAAGTTTATCGGCTTTGAGAGTCCTGATCAGGGAAATTATGGCAGCCATGGCCCCTGCTATGGATGCGATGGTGTTCCGGGTTCAACACTGTCGTCCATTCGACACGATCCCGTGACCCCCAAAACCACTGACTCAGTCTACCCCGGTCAATTTGTATACACTCTGAAACTGGATGAGCGCTGGGGATCGTGCTATACTGCGCATGACAGTGGCTTTGTGAGGACCGCTAACTACAATGATCGCCTGATGCTCAGCAAAGGACTCACTTTGGAAGTCTATAAGGGCAACAAAGGAGAGAGAGTTGGGATCAAATTCATCAAAGTTACGCTCAGCCTAGATTCATAA
- the LOC138032253 gene encoding uncharacterized protein isoform X2 produces MTKLRMLLGFLSVVTCGGTIKTFHMTPLWLESHAWYINSDRSTSAAQITFNAGSTAHAALLKVVLVPAGVLTDDAPLSVQITVANDIGIGKTADSDIKYGVSDGSKFIGFESPDQGNYGSHGPCYGCDGVPGSTLSSIRHDPVTPKTTDSVYPGQFVYTLKLDERWGSCYTAHDSGFVRTANYNDRLMLSKGLTLEVYKGNKGERVGIKFIKVTLSLDS; encoded by the exons ATGACGAAATTGCGGATGTTGCTTGGATTTTTGTCAGTTGTGACTTGTGGA GGAACAATCAAAACATTCCACATGACACCCCTGTGGCTCGAATCCCACGCGTGGTACATCAACAGCGATCGATCCACTTCCGCAGCTCAGATCACATTCAACGCTGGCTCAACAGCCCACGCTGCACTTCTCAAGGTTGTCTTGGTCCCCGCCGGAGTGTTAACAGATGATGCCCCGCTTTCAGTACAAATAACGGTCGCGAATGACATCGGTATTGGGAAGACAGCTGACAGCGACATCAAATACGGAGTGTCCGATGGCTCCAAGTTTATCGGCTTTGAGAGTCCTGATCAGGGAAATTATGGCAGCCATGGCCCCTGCTATGGATGCGATGGTGTTCCGGGTTCAACACTGTCGTCCATTCGACACGATCCCGTGACCCCCAAAACCACTGACTCAGTCTACCCCGGTCAATTTGTATACACTCTGAAACTGGATGAGCGCTGGGGATCGTGCTATACTGCGCATGACAGTGGCTTTGTGAGGACCGCTAACTACAATGATCGCCTGATGCTCAGCAAAGGACTCACTTTGGAAGTCTATAAGGGCAACAAAGGAGAGAGAGTTGGGATCAAATTCATCAAAGTTACGCTCAGCCTAGATTCATAA